The following proteins come from a genomic window of Tenebrio molitor chromosome 9, icTenMoli1.1, whole genome shotgun sequence:
- the LOC138138933 gene encoding cytochrome b5 reductase 4 isoform X2 — protein MARKLAGLCCCCSGNQREEGNADGKRPIDDGGGGQDAETGSGNFRNKYALAPGHSLMDWIRLGSSGKDLTGVGPRAGHLSVTPTELALHNKEDDAWLCIRGRVYNVSAYLPFHPGGPEQLMRGAGKDATSLFEEVHPWVNYDQILSKCYVGTLKPHAEFDPTEVFKPAEKSPPKALNEETANNATNKEPILLPRFDWIQKLDYITIIFYTGNFSNPMLEVNRADDKTFHIFLTYSGHVFDNEIMFADKVHWPCRIRVGCETGKVELVYRKCQGSVWDNFGVLKQKSKAKAKALVESRLKCKVANKTKVNYNTFLIELERSDGNRSIVPLGKHIKVFDTIKGEEIVRSYTPVPNCLFGKFRAQPYTTDSVCLMVKRYPEGNLSKILGDCLTGDTVIISKPLGSFNLQDIERRETFIVLAAGTGITPMFSIIFFLLERRIRKCQNLRLLFFNRTPADILFKEQFEELQREDARLKVRHVLSQPDDTWTGARGHISRSILEATIAEHLKDTTYVKKDIYFMVCGPTIFTTLTQQLFKDLGFKDDQIHFFLG, from the exons GAAATTTCCGGAACAAATATGCCCTGGCGCCCGGCCATTCCCTCATGGACTGGATTCGGTTGGGTTCTTCCGGGAAGGACCTCACCGGAGTGGGACCGCGGGCGGGACACTTATCG GTGACACCGACCGAGCTCGCCTTGCACAACAAAGAGGACGACGCGTGGTTGTGCATCCGGGGGCGGGTCTACAACGTGTCGGCGTACCTGCCGTTCCACCCGGGGGGGCCGGAGCAGCTGATGCGGGGCGCGGGGAAGGACGCCACGTCGCTCTTCGAAGAG GTGCACCCCTGGGTCAACTACGACCAGATCCTGAGCAAGTGCTACGTGGGCACGCTGAAGCCCCACGCGGAGTTCGACCCGACGGAGGTGTTCAAGCCGGCGGAGAAGTCCCCGCCGAAGGCGCTTAACGAAGAGACTGCCAACAACGCCACCAACAAGGAACCAATTTTGCTACCGAGATTCGACTGGATCCAGAAACTGGACTATATCacgattattttttatacggGCAACTTTTCGAATCCGATGCTGGAAGTGAACCGCGCCGACGACAAGACCTTCCACATTTTCCTCACGTACAGCGGTCACGTCTTCGACAACGAGATCATGTTCGCGGACAAAGTGCACTGGCCCTGTCGGATCAGAGTCGGCTGCGAGACCGGCAAGGTGGAGCTGGTCTACAGGAAGTGCCAGGGCAGCGTCTGGGACAACTTCGGGGTGCTCAAGCAGAAGTCCAAGGCAAAAGCGAAGGCGCTGGTCGAGTCGAGACTCAAGTGCAAAGTGGCCAACAAAACGAAAGTCAACTACAACACTTTCTTGATCGAGCTGGAGAGGAGCGACGGCAACAGGAGCATCGTCCCTCTAGGAAAACACATCAAAGTGTTCGACACTATCAAAG GGGAGGAAATCGTGCGGAGCTACACCCCAGTCCCCAACTGCCTCTTCGGCAAGTTCCGGGCGCAGCCCTACACCACCGACAGCGTCTGCCTGATGGTGAAGCGCTACCCCGAAGGCAACCTCAGCAAGATCCTGGGAGACTGCCTGACCGGCGACACCGTGATCATCTCCAAGCCCCTGGGCTCGTTCAATTTGCAAGACATCGAGCGCCGAGAGACGTTCATCGTTCTGGCGGCCGGGACGGGGATCACGCCGATGTTTTCgatcatttttttcttgctGGAGAGGAGGATACGGAAATG TCAAAACTTGAGATTGCTGTTTTTCAACAGAACGCCGGCGGACATTTTGTTCAAGGAGCAGTTTGAGGAATTGCAGAGGGAGGACGCGAGGCTGAAGGTTCGGCACGTCCTGTCCCAACCGGACGACACTTGGACCGGGGCTAGGGGGCACATCAGCAGGTCGATTCTCGAGGCGACGATCGCCGAGCATTTGAAGGACACGACGTACGTCAAAAAAGATATCTACTTCATGGTTTGCGGCCCCACTATTTTCACCACACTCACGCAACAGTTGTTCAAGGACTTGGGATTCAAAGACGACCAGATTCACTTTTTCTTAGGATAG
- the LOC138138933 gene encoding cytochrome b5 reductase 4 isoform X1 has product MNPKPGTSKSGNKSGANLLGYEFSSQRPLVPPVLREVGKLAAGVASVSTNSGGSATGNFRNKYALAPGHSLMDWIRLGSSGKDLTGVGPRAGHLSVTPTELALHNKEDDAWLCIRGRVYNVSAYLPFHPGGPEQLMRGAGKDATSLFEEVHPWVNYDQILSKCYVGTLKPHAEFDPTEVFKPAEKSPPKALNEETANNATNKEPILLPRFDWIQKLDYITIIFYTGNFSNPMLEVNRADDKTFHIFLTYSGHVFDNEIMFADKVHWPCRIRVGCETGKVELVYRKCQGSVWDNFGVLKQKSKAKAKALVESRLKCKVANKTKVNYNTFLIELERSDGNRSIVPLGKHIKVFDTIKGEEIVRSYTPVPNCLFGKFRAQPYTTDSVCLMVKRYPEGNLSKILGDCLTGDTVIISKPLGSFNLQDIERRETFIVLAAGTGITPMFSIIFFLLERRIRKCQNLRLLFFNRTPADILFKEQFEELQREDARLKVRHVLSQPDDTWTGARGHISRSILEATIAEHLKDTTYVKKDIYFMVCGPTIFTTLTQQLFKDLGFKDDQIHFFLG; this is encoded by the exons GAAATTTCCGGAACAAATATGCCCTGGCGCCCGGCCATTCCCTCATGGACTGGATTCGGTTGGGTTCTTCCGGGAAGGACCTCACCGGAGTGGGACCGCGGGCGGGACACTTATCG GTGACACCGACCGAGCTCGCCTTGCACAACAAAGAGGACGACGCGTGGTTGTGCATCCGGGGGCGGGTCTACAACGTGTCGGCGTACCTGCCGTTCCACCCGGGGGGGCCGGAGCAGCTGATGCGGGGCGCGGGGAAGGACGCCACGTCGCTCTTCGAAGAG GTGCACCCCTGGGTCAACTACGACCAGATCCTGAGCAAGTGCTACGTGGGCACGCTGAAGCCCCACGCGGAGTTCGACCCGACGGAGGTGTTCAAGCCGGCGGAGAAGTCCCCGCCGAAGGCGCTTAACGAAGAGACTGCCAACAACGCCACCAACAAGGAACCAATTTTGCTACCGAGATTCGACTGGATCCAGAAACTGGACTATATCacgattattttttatacggGCAACTTTTCGAATCCGATGCTGGAAGTGAACCGCGCCGACGACAAGACCTTCCACATTTTCCTCACGTACAGCGGTCACGTCTTCGACAACGAGATCATGTTCGCGGACAAAGTGCACTGGCCCTGTCGGATCAGAGTCGGCTGCGAGACCGGCAAGGTGGAGCTGGTCTACAGGAAGTGCCAGGGCAGCGTCTGGGACAACTTCGGGGTGCTCAAGCAGAAGTCCAAGGCAAAAGCGAAGGCGCTGGTCGAGTCGAGACTCAAGTGCAAAGTGGCCAACAAAACGAAAGTCAACTACAACACTTTCTTGATCGAGCTGGAGAGGAGCGACGGCAACAGGAGCATCGTCCCTCTAGGAAAACACATCAAAGTGTTCGACACTATCAAAG GGGAGGAAATCGTGCGGAGCTACACCCCAGTCCCCAACTGCCTCTTCGGCAAGTTCCGGGCGCAGCCCTACACCACCGACAGCGTCTGCCTGATGGTGAAGCGCTACCCCGAAGGCAACCTCAGCAAGATCCTGGGAGACTGCCTGACCGGCGACACCGTGATCATCTCCAAGCCCCTGGGCTCGTTCAATTTGCAAGACATCGAGCGCCGAGAGACGTTCATCGTTCTGGCGGCCGGGACGGGGATCACGCCGATGTTTTCgatcatttttttcttgctGGAGAGGAGGATACGGAAATG TCAAAACTTGAGATTGCTGTTTTTCAACAGAACGCCGGCGGACATTTTGTTCAAGGAGCAGTTTGAGGAATTGCAGAGGGAGGACGCGAGGCTGAAGGTTCGGCACGTCCTGTCCCAACCGGACGACACTTGGACCGGGGCTAGGGGGCACATCAGCAGGTCGATTCTCGAGGCGACGATCGCCGAGCATTTGAAGGACACGACGTACGTCAAAAAAGATATCTACTTCATGGTTTGCGGCCCCACTATTTTCACCACACTCACGCAACAGTTGTTCAAGGACTTGGGATTCAAAGACGACCAGATTCACTTTTTCTTAGGATAG
- the LOC138138936 gene encoding rRNA methyltransferase 2, mitochondrial-like: MLNGASRKFSTSVRCLKSVKLKNVKGASSHNWLSRQLTDPYVEKAKMMNYRCRSAFKLIEIDDRFEILRPGIVVVDCGAAPGSWTQVAAKRVNADGSDPRAPQGLVLSIDKQQIFPVEGATVLGNTDFTNPQSQSKIVELLAGKKPDSVVSDMAPNATGVKDLDNENMIHLCYTVLRFAVQMSEVGASLLVKLWQCGEARQLENDISKFYKSVKPVKPSSSRSDSAEMFLLGRDFKGLMK; the protein is encoded by the exons ATGTTGAACGGAGCGAGTCGCAAGTTTAGCACGTCGGTCAGATGCTTAAAAtctgtgaaattaaaaaatgtgaaggGTGCGAGCTCGCACAACTggttgtcccggcagctgacTGACCCCTATGTGGAGAAGGCAAAAATGATGAACTACAG GTGTCGCAGCGCCTTCAAATTGATCGAAATAGACGACAGGTTTGAAATCTTGAGGCCAGGAATAGTCGTGGTGGATTGTGGGGCTGCGCCAGGGTCCTGGACGCAAGTCGCCGCTAAGAGAGTCAACGCGGACGGGTCAGACCCGCGGGCGCCCCAAGGACTAGTCCTGTCAATAGACAAGCAGCAGATTTTCCCAGTTGAG GGGGCCACAGTTTTGGGAAACACTGATTTCACCAACCCCCAGTCACAGTCTAAAATTGTTGAGCTCCTCGCCGGCAAAAAACCTGACAGTGTCGTGTCCGACATGGCCCCAAATGCGACGGGAGTGAAAGATCTGGACAACGAAAACATGATACACTTGTGCTACACTGTGTTGAGGTTTGCCGTACAGATGTCAGAGGTTGGGGCCAGCCTGCTTGTGAAGTTGTGGCAATGCGGTGAAGCTAGACAGTTGGAAAATGACATTAGCAAGTTTTACAAAAGTGTTAAACCTGTGAAACCTAGTTCTAGTAGGTCAGATTCTGCAGAAATGTTCTTGTTGGGTAGAGATTTCAAAGGTTTAATGAAATAG
- the LOC138138935 gene encoding uncharacterized protein, translating into MKPAFAIVFICIASCARVSFCYPSKPLNERSTELVWEAWLLVDQTNGKHDDVGMLRRRITPKSVFITPTFSPESLPACADGYTSDTMGRCVKIVKINESAHFNFILQKLNAQFPDYVDTSEDDSTQGPLQFNIPLVGDDKSEDDDSDVAIVVTPSRTKHLDNSSVKVEVRRNGSDKFDVEDVAAILGLKPEEVEVTTIAELTTTMSTIRYEDTTTSMPTTTEETTETTLPPTTTTEDVKTTTIVDGDALFFRLRT; encoded by the coding sequence ATGAAACCGGCCTTCGCGATCGTGTTCATTTGCATCGCCTCCTGCGCCCGCGTGTCCTTCTGCTACCCGTCGAAGCCGCTGAACGAGCGCTCCACGGAGCTGGTGTGGGAGGCCTGGTTGCTGGTCGACCAGACGAACGGCAAGCACGACGACGTCGGCATGCTCCGCCGGAGGATCACCCCCAAGTCCGTCTTCATCACCCCGACCTTCAGCCCGGAGTCGCTGCCGGCCTGCGCCGACGGCTACACCTCCGACACCATGGGCCGCTGCGTCAAGATCGTCAAGATCAACGAGTCGGCCCACTTCAACTTCATCCTCCAGAAGCTCAACGCCCAGTTTCCCGACTACGTCGACACCAGCGAGGACGACTCGACCCAGGGCCCCCTCCAGTTCAACATCCCCCTGGTGGGGGACGACAAGTCGGAGGACGACGACTCGGACGTCGCCATCGTGGTCACCCCCTCGCGGACCAAGCACTTGGACAACAGCTCGGTCAAAGTCGAGGTGCGGCGCAACGGCAGCGACAAGTTCGACGTCGAGGACGTCGCCGCCATCCTCGGACTCAAGCCGGAGGAGGTCGAGGTCACCACGATAGCCGAACTGACCACCACCATGAGCACCATCAGGTACGAAGACACCACGACTTCGATGCCCACCACGACCGAAGAGACCACAGAGACGACGTTGCcgccgacgacgacgacggaGGACGTCAAGACCACCACGATCGTCGACGGCGATGCGCTCTTCTTCAGGTTGAGGACCTAG